In a single window of the Platichthys flesus chromosome 5, fPlaFle2.1, whole genome shotgun sequence genome:
- the rasal3 gene encoding ras/Rap GTPase-activating protein SynGAP isoform X3 → MMGFRRWFVCGGALECSPEHAGLSGGPRPKNQDGGVRALIKRRLENKAKRNSNTQPSGLNKGSRHYSSRESVSIPVNAVGSLDLSADTSTVIRPVHSSILGEKYCFEVINSESTHCFGCSSAAERDRWIEDLRRAAQPNKDNIERTENSLCLWINEAKDLPPKRRYYCEVHLDGTLFARTSSRAVGKPLDRSSLAVDSSSGSSGGLGASGGVVGGCQLFWGEFFELDNLPCVSQINLHLFREEDPKKKRHSREESSLHPLGSVAIPLSDIRGRTYQEKWYPITPYKAAGTAGSKELLGPQASIRIKARFQNLKVLPMEKYKEFAEYVTVDYVEMCRSLEPLLNVKEKEELAGALVHVLQSIGKAKEFLIDLGGAEVERLQEREALIFRENTLATKAIDEYMKLVGQKYLIDTLGDFITRLYDSVENFEVDPRKCPASELLNNQKHLNEACEEVVMKIIEIHGTFPEELHKIFSSWVELCEDQGRPEIGQRLISASLFLRFLCPAILSPSLFGLTQPYPETNTLRTLTLTAKVIQNLANFTLFGDKEEYMLFMNEFLQQHWNGMRSFLQTVSSQLNEIPMTSFDGYVDLPLRLAVLHGLLVDIIYQRGQDTIDKLHPLPTILNQITESVGPEAHRIIVNSGKPVYVPPKDLDKYSPHQPSLQQLPVDSKGLREGDGRNRRERKPVARTQSAPHRRPGHAKHVLKRQTSSEALPISDPDQELETNQPLISPPNTSASVKRTHAPVPWIKNSHNKESSEMKAGNEEFNLLDRHAQELSELRLGIDQVTERELDMAKRLEDFISLSQDQNSMLQAELNELQKELAVRDEQLASATFRLGVIEEEREEDERKLNVAVAAAERMNVLEEQFAGLLRDLHQLSEASNSGQNNIQHPEKPHINSN, encoded by the exons ATGATGGGATTCAGACGCTGGTTTGTCTGTGGTGGGGCACTGG AATGCAGTCCTGAACATGCTGGCCTGTCAGGTGGCCCGCGACCAAAGAACCAAGATGGTGGTGTGAGG GCACTGATCAAGAGACGTCTGGAGAACAAGGCCAAGAGGAATAGCAACACCCAACCGTCGGGGCTAAACAAAGGAAGCAG aCATTATAGTTCCCGGGAGTCTGTGTCAATTCCAGTCAATGCAGTTGGGAGTCTAGATCTGAGTGCAGACACCAGCACTGTCATCAGGCCCGTCCACAGCTCCATTTTGGGGGAGAAGTACTGCTTTGAG GTGATAAACTCTGAGAGCACCCACTGTTTCGGCTGCTCCTCAGCTGCCGAACGTGACCGTTGGATTGAGGACCTGAGACGGGCTGCTCAGCCCAATAAG GATAACATTGAGCGAACAGAGAActccctgtgtctgtggatAAATGAAGCCAAGGATCTGCCACCCAAAAGGCGTTATTACTGTGAAGTACACCTAGATGGGACCTTGTTCGCCCGCACCAGCAGTCGAGCTGTTGGCAAGCCATTGGACCGCTCCAGCCTGGCAGTGGACAGCTCCTCTGGGTCCTCAGGAGGCCTGGGGGCCAGTGGAGGTGTGGTTGGAGGGTGTCAACTATTCTGGGGTGAATTTTTTGAGCTCGACAACCTGCCCTGCGTCTCCCAAATCAACTTGCATCTCTTCCGCGAGGAGGACCCCAAGAAAAAGCGTCACTCCAGAGAGGAGTCCAGTCTGCACCCACTGGGCAGTGTGGCTATACCTTTATCTGATATCCGAGGGCGGACCTATCAGGAGAAATGGTATCCGATCACTCCATACAAGGCGGCAGGCACAGCAGGGTCCAAAGAGCTCCTGGGACCACAGGCGTCGATACGTATTAAAGCCCGTTTCCAAAATTTGAAAGTCTTGCCCATGGAGAAATACAAAGAGTTTGCAGAGTATGTGACGGTGGATTATGTGGAAATGTGCAGAAGTCTGGAGCCGCTTCTGAATGTTAAGGAGAAGGAAGAGCTGGCAGGAGCTCTGGTCCATGTACTGCAGAGTATTGGCAAAGCTAAG GAGTTCCTCATTGACTTGGGTGGTGCAGAGGTGGAGCGTCTTCAAGAGAGGGAGGCACTGATCTTCAGAGAGAACACACTGGCCACTAAAGCAATTGATGAATATATGAAGCTTGTTGGCCAGAAGTACCTCATTGATACACTAG GAGACTTTATCACCCGTCTTTATGACTCGGTGGAGAATTTTGAAGTCGATCCTCGTAAATGCCCCGCCTCTGAACTGTTAAACAACCAGAAACACTTGAACGAGGCCTGTGAGGAGGTGGTGATGAAGATTATTGAGATCCATGG AACCTTTCCTGAAGAGTTACACAAGATCTTCTCCAGCTGGGTGGAGCTGTGCGAAGACCAAGGCAGACCAGAGATCGGCCAGCGTCTTATCTCTGCTTCCCTCTTCCTTCGCTTCTTATGCCCAGCTATCCTCAGTCCCTCTCTTTTTGGTCTGACGCAGCCTTATCCCGAGACAAACACCCTACGTACCCTCACCTTAACTGCCAAAGTCATCCAGAATTTGGCAAACTTCACCTT GTTTGGTGATAAGGAAGAGTACATGCTTTTTATGAATGAGTTTTTGCAGCAACACTGGAATGGAATGAGGAGTTTTCTACAAACAGTGTCCAGTCAGCTCAACGAAATCCCAATGACCTCTTTTGACGGCTATGTGGATCTGCCTCTGCGCCTGGCCGTGCTTCATGGCCTGCTAGTAGACATCATCTATCAGAGGGGCCAG GACACAATCGACAAGCTGCACCCTCTGCCAACGATTCTTAACCAGATAACAGAGTCAGTCGGACCTGAAGCACATCGGATCATAGTCAATAG CGGAAAGCCGGTGTATGTTCCCCCTAAAGACTTGGACAAGTACAGCCCTCACCAGCCATCcctccagcagcttcctgtggacTCCAAAGGCCTACGAGAAGG GGATGGTAGAAATCGGAGAGAGAGGAAGCCGGTCGCCAGAACTCAGAGTGCTCCTCACCGACGTCCCGGTCATGCAAAACATGTCTTGAAGAGGCAGACAAGTTCTGAAGCCCTGCCAATATCTGACCCTGATCAGGAGCTGGAGACCAACCAGCCACTTATCTCTCCACCTAATACT AGTGCCAGTGTCAAACGTACACATGCACCTGTTCCCTGGATCAAAAACAGCCACAACAAAGAGTCAAGTGAGATGAAGGCTGGGAATGAGGAGTTCAACTTACTCGACAGG CACGCTCAAGAGCTGTCCGAGCTTCGTTTGGGGATAGATCAGGTGACAGAGCGAGAGCTGGACATGGCAAAGCGCCTGGAAGACTTCATCAGCCTGAGCCAGGATCAGAATTCAATGCTGCAGGCTGAGTTGAACGAGCTCCAAAAAGAGTTGGCGGTGCGGGACGAGCAGCTTGCCAGTGCCACCTTCAG GCTGGGTGTGattgaggaagaaagagaggaagacgaaAGGAAGCTGAATGTCGCTGTTGCAGCAGCTGAGCGAATGAACGTACTG GAGGAACAGTTTGCAGGCCTGCTCAGGGACCTTCACCAGCTCAGCGAGGCCTCTAACAGTGGCCAAAACAACATACAGCATCCTGAAAAGCCACACATCAACAGCAACTGA
- the rasal3 gene encoding ras/Rap GTPase-activating protein SynGAP isoform X4 — protein sequence MMGFRRWFVCGGALECSPEHAGLSGGPRPKNQDGGVRALIKRRLENKAKRNSNTQPSGLNKGSRHYSSRESVSIPVNAVGSLDLSADTSTVIRPVHSSILGEKYCFEVINSESTHCFGCSSAAERDRWIEDLRRAAQPNKDNIERTENSLCLWINEAKDLPPKRRYYCEVHLDGTLFARTSSRAVGKPLDRSSLAVDSSSGSSGGLGASGGVVGGCQLFWGEFFELDNLPCVSQINLHLFREEDPKKKRHSREESSLHPLGSVAIPLSDIRGRTYQEKWYPITPYKAAGTAGSKELLGPQASIRIKARFQNLKVLPMEKYKEFAEYVTVDYVEMCRSLEPLLNVKEKEELAGALVHVLQSIGKAKEFLIDLGGAEVERLQEREALIFRENTLATKAIDEYMKLVGQKYLIDTLGDFITRLYDSVENFEVDPRKCPASELLNNQKHLNEACEEVVMKIIEIHGTFPEELHKIFSSWVELCEDQGRPEIGQRLISASLFLRFLCPAILSPSLFGLTQPYPETNTLRTLTLTAKVIQNLANFTLFGDKEEYMLFMNEFLQQHWNGMRSFLQTVSSQLNEIPMTSFDGYVDLPLRLAVLHGLLVDIIYQRGQDTIDKLHPLPTILNQITESVGPEAHRIIVNSGKPVYVPPKDLDKYSPHQPSLQQLPVDSKGLREGNRRERKPVARTQSAPHRRPGHAKHVLKRQTSSEALPISDPDQELETNQPLISPPNTSASVKRTHAPVPWIKNSHNKESSEMKAGNEEFNLLDRHAQELSELRLGIDQVTERELDMAKRLEDFISLSQDQNSMLQAELNELQKELAVRDEQLASATFRLGVIEEEREEDERKLNVAVAAAERMNVLEEQFAGLLRDLHQLSEASNSGQNNIQHPEKPHINSN from the exons ATGATGGGATTCAGACGCTGGTTTGTCTGTGGTGGGGCACTGG AATGCAGTCCTGAACATGCTGGCCTGTCAGGTGGCCCGCGACCAAAGAACCAAGATGGTGGTGTGAGG GCACTGATCAAGAGACGTCTGGAGAACAAGGCCAAGAGGAATAGCAACACCCAACCGTCGGGGCTAAACAAAGGAAGCAG aCATTATAGTTCCCGGGAGTCTGTGTCAATTCCAGTCAATGCAGTTGGGAGTCTAGATCTGAGTGCAGACACCAGCACTGTCATCAGGCCCGTCCACAGCTCCATTTTGGGGGAGAAGTACTGCTTTGAG GTGATAAACTCTGAGAGCACCCACTGTTTCGGCTGCTCCTCAGCTGCCGAACGTGACCGTTGGATTGAGGACCTGAGACGGGCTGCTCAGCCCAATAAG GATAACATTGAGCGAACAGAGAActccctgtgtctgtggatAAATGAAGCCAAGGATCTGCCACCCAAAAGGCGTTATTACTGTGAAGTACACCTAGATGGGACCTTGTTCGCCCGCACCAGCAGTCGAGCTGTTGGCAAGCCATTGGACCGCTCCAGCCTGGCAGTGGACAGCTCCTCTGGGTCCTCAGGAGGCCTGGGGGCCAGTGGAGGTGTGGTTGGAGGGTGTCAACTATTCTGGGGTGAATTTTTTGAGCTCGACAACCTGCCCTGCGTCTCCCAAATCAACTTGCATCTCTTCCGCGAGGAGGACCCCAAGAAAAAGCGTCACTCCAGAGAGGAGTCCAGTCTGCACCCACTGGGCAGTGTGGCTATACCTTTATCTGATATCCGAGGGCGGACCTATCAGGAGAAATGGTATCCGATCACTCCATACAAGGCGGCAGGCACAGCAGGGTCCAAAGAGCTCCTGGGACCACAGGCGTCGATACGTATTAAAGCCCGTTTCCAAAATTTGAAAGTCTTGCCCATGGAGAAATACAAAGAGTTTGCAGAGTATGTGACGGTGGATTATGTGGAAATGTGCAGAAGTCTGGAGCCGCTTCTGAATGTTAAGGAGAAGGAAGAGCTGGCAGGAGCTCTGGTCCATGTACTGCAGAGTATTGGCAAAGCTAAG GAGTTCCTCATTGACTTGGGTGGTGCAGAGGTGGAGCGTCTTCAAGAGAGGGAGGCACTGATCTTCAGAGAGAACACACTGGCCACTAAAGCAATTGATGAATATATGAAGCTTGTTGGCCAGAAGTACCTCATTGATACACTAG GAGACTTTATCACCCGTCTTTATGACTCGGTGGAGAATTTTGAAGTCGATCCTCGTAAATGCCCCGCCTCTGAACTGTTAAACAACCAGAAACACTTGAACGAGGCCTGTGAGGAGGTGGTGATGAAGATTATTGAGATCCATGG AACCTTTCCTGAAGAGTTACACAAGATCTTCTCCAGCTGGGTGGAGCTGTGCGAAGACCAAGGCAGACCAGAGATCGGCCAGCGTCTTATCTCTGCTTCCCTCTTCCTTCGCTTCTTATGCCCAGCTATCCTCAGTCCCTCTCTTTTTGGTCTGACGCAGCCTTATCCCGAGACAAACACCCTACGTACCCTCACCTTAACTGCCAAAGTCATCCAGAATTTGGCAAACTTCACCTT GTTTGGTGATAAGGAAGAGTACATGCTTTTTATGAATGAGTTTTTGCAGCAACACTGGAATGGAATGAGGAGTTTTCTACAAACAGTGTCCAGTCAGCTCAACGAAATCCCAATGACCTCTTTTGACGGCTATGTGGATCTGCCTCTGCGCCTGGCCGTGCTTCATGGCCTGCTAGTAGACATCATCTATCAGAGGGGCCAG GACACAATCGACAAGCTGCACCCTCTGCCAACGATTCTTAACCAGATAACAGAGTCAGTCGGACCTGAAGCACATCGGATCATAGTCAATAG CGGAAAGCCGGTGTATGTTCCCCCTAAAGACTTGGACAAGTACAGCCCTCACCAGCCATCcctccagcagcttcctgtggacTCCAAAGGCCTACGAGAAGG AAATCGGAGAGAGAGGAAGCCGGTCGCCAGAACTCAGAGTGCTCCTCACCGACGTCCCGGTCATGCAAAACATGTCTTGAAGAGGCAGACAAGTTCTGAAGCCCTGCCAATATCTGACCCTGATCAGGAGCTGGAGACCAACCAGCCACTTATCTCTCCACCTAATACT AGTGCCAGTGTCAAACGTACACATGCACCTGTTCCCTGGATCAAAAACAGCCACAACAAAGAGTCAAGTGAGATGAAGGCTGGGAATGAGGAGTTCAACTTACTCGACAGG CACGCTCAAGAGCTGTCCGAGCTTCGTTTGGGGATAGATCAGGTGACAGAGCGAGAGCTGGACATGGCAAAGCGCCTGGAAGACTTCATCAGCCTGAGCCAGGATCAGAATTCAATGCTGCAGGCTGAGTTGAACGAGCTCCAAAAAGAGTTGGCGGTGCGGGACGAGCAGCTTGCCAGTGCCACCTTCAG GCTGGGTGTGattgaggaagaaagagaggaagacgaaAGGAAGCTGAATGTCGCTGTTGCAGCAGCTGAGCGAATGAACGTACTG GAGGAACAGTTTGCAGGCCTGCTCAGGGACCTTCACCAGCTCAGCGAGGCCTCTAACAGTGGCCAAAACAACATACAGCATCCTGAAAAGCCACACATCAACAGCAACTGA